One region of Chloroflexota bacterium genomic DNA includes:
- the rpsQ gene encoding 30S ribosomal protein S17, which yields MSYERRKVRIGKVVSDKMDKTVVVAVEWRRPHRIYNKPVRRETRFMAHDAQNECRLGDTVRIREGRPMSKTKRWRVVDILQREDLAEVQPEDLTASDESDIIAEARPSTDVSAKVAYEDDSAGDGDGSEAQQQ from the coding sequence ATGAGTTACGAACGACGCAAGGTAAGAATCGGCAAGGTGGTCAGCGACAAGATGGATAAGACCGTCGTCGTCGCTGTGGAATGGCGCCGCCCACACCGCATCTACAACAAGCCGGTGAGACGCGAGACGCGCTTCATGGCGCACGACGCGCAGAACGAATGCAGGCTCGGCGACACGGTTCGCATCCGCGAAGGTCGCCCGATGTCCAAAACGAAGCGCTGGCGCGTGGTTGACATCCTCCAGCGCGAAGACCTCGCCGAAGTGCAGCCGGAAGATCTGACCGCATCAGACGAGAGTGACATTATCGCCGAAGCGCGACCGAGCACCGATGTGAGCGCCAAGGTCGCTTACGAAGACGATTCCGCCGGCGATGGCGATGGATCGGAGGCACAACAACAATGA
- the rplP gene encoding 50S ribosomal protein L16, which produces MLQPKRVKYRNHHRGRRKGLATSGSTMNYGEFGIKATEAAWVSSRQIEAARRAMTRYARRGGKIWIRIFPDKTVTARAAETRMGSGKGAVDHWVAVVKPGRVLFEIAGVPEDTAKHALRLASSKLPMGTTIVTRQNI; this is translated from the coding sequence ATGCTCCAACCCAAGAGAGTCAAGTATCGCAATCACCACAGAGGACGGCGCAAAGGACTCGCCACATCGGGCAGCACAATGAACTACGGCGAGTTCGGAATCAAGGCGACGGAGGCTGCGTGGGTCAGCTCGCGACAGATTGAAGCCGCACGCCGCGCGATGACACGCTACGCGCGCAGAGGCGGGAAAATCTGGATTCGCATTTTCCCGGACAAGACGGTTACGGCGCGCGCCGCGGAGACCCGCATGGGCAGTGGCAAGGGCGCGGTCGATCACTGGGTCGCAGTGGTCAAGCCGGGCAGAGTACTATTCGAGATTGCGGGCGTGCCGGAAGACACAGCGAAGCACGCGCTGCGGCTCGCATCATCCAAGCTGCCGATGGGCACGACTATCGTCACCCGGCAGAACATATAG
- a CDS encoding 50S ribosomal protein L29 gives MAEIDDIRAMSDEELEDELEDTHRALMNLRFRAATMQLADMNEVRRARKRIARIKTVIRERELAAGAV, from the coding sequence ATGGCGGAGATAGACGACATCAGAGCGATGTCTGACGAGGAACTCGAAGACGAGCTCGAAGATACGCACAGGGCGCTCATGAACCTGAGGTTCCGCGCCGCTACGATGCAGTTGGCGGACATGAACGAAGTGCGTAGAGCGCGAAAGCGCATCGCGCGCATCAAGACCGTGATACGAGAAAGGGAGCTTGCCGCAGGCGCAGTATGA
- the rplN gene encoding 50S ribosomal protein L14: protein MIQQYSRLRVTDNSGAKTISCIGVPGGSGRKYAWLGDIIVASVKEAAPASNVRKGEVVKAVIVRTTKSHRRQDGSHIRFDDNAAVLVNDDQMPRGTRIFGPVARELRDKNFMRIVSLAPEVL from the coding sequence ATGATTCAGCAGTATTCGCGCTTGCGAGTTACGGACAACTCCGGCGCAAAGACGATTAGCTGCATCGGTGTTCCCGGTGGCAGCGGCAGAAAGTACGCTTGGCTCGGCGACATAATCGTCGCATCGGTCAAGGAAGCCGCCCCCGCATCCAATGTGCGGAAGGGCGAGGTTGTCAAGGCGGTCATCGTGCGCACTACGAAGAGCCACCGAAGGCAGGACGGATCGCACATTCGCTTCGACGACAACGCGGCGGTGCTGGTCAACGACGACCAGATGCCACGCGGCACACGCATCTTCGGACCTGTGGCGCGCGAGCTGCGCGACAAGAATTTCATGCGCATCGTATCCCTCGCGCCGGAGGTGCTGTAA